AAGATAGACCCGGACATGATAGAAGATATGGAATTGATCCAACAAAGATCAAAGATGGGCTTGGCTGGAAACCTGAAATAATGTTTGATGAAGGAATTGTAATGACCATTCAGTGGTATTTAGAAAATCAACAATGGATGGAAAGAGTTATATCAGGAGAATATTTGGAGTTTTATGAGAAGAATTACTTGAAACGAAGAGGAAGTGTTGAAAGGAGTTCACGTTAGTGTCCAATGTAGTTTTCGACCTCTTCAAAGTCTTTAGTTCAAATTTCCTAGTTCTAGTTGTAGGGATAATTAATGGATTTCTTATTCCAAAATTCTTGGGAATTGAGCAGTACGCTATATATAAAACTTTTGGTCTTTATGTGGGCTATGTTGGTATTCTTCATTTTGGATTTATTGACGGGATTTATATAAAATATGGTGGGATCAGACCTAACGAGATTCCCAAGAGTGACCTGAAATCGGAATGGTTGTTTTTGTTAAGCTTTCAAAGTCTTATCACAGTTATTTGGGTTATTTTAGCTTACTTGGTTGATCAACCTCTGCTCATATCAGTTTCGCTTTCTATTTTGCCAATAAATCTTATTACGTTCTACAAATTTTTATACCAGGCAACTGGTGATTTCAGTTCATATGCAAAGATAAATTCACTAAGACCTGTTTTGCTTTTGACATCAACCTTAATTCTTATCTTTTTGGTCAGAGAAAAAAGTGCTGCATTTTTCATTGCCGCTTCGGTAATTGTTCCGTATATGATTTTTTCTGTGTTACTATTTCGACAAGTTAAACAGTTTAAGAACGTGGGAAATTCTCCTGTTTTGTCCAAGAATAATTTCTCGAATATTAGTGTTGGAATATTTATTATGATAGGTAATCTGTCCAGTATGTTTTTTTATTCAATGGATAGGTGGTTTGTAAAGTTTCTATTGACTACTGAAGATTTTTCCTATTATTCTTTCGCGGTATCAATGATGGGTATGGTTATGATTCTTATTTCTTCTGTTGCTATGACTTTTTATCCTATGCTTGTTCGCGAGAAAGATAATCAGGAACTTATCAATAAACTTAAAACATATTTGATGATTCTCGGAGCTTTGTCCTCTGTGACTTATTTCTTCTTTGATATTGTTGTTCGGTCATATCTTCCAAATTATTCTCCTTCCTTGGGTGTTATAGCTATTCTTTTTGCAGGATTTCCAGCAATTGCTGTGATCAATGCTATCTACGTAAATCTTTACAAAGCTCAAAAAGTTGAAAAAAAGTATTTCTTTACGGTCATTGGAATGGCAGCTGTTTCTTTTTCGCTTAATTTGGTAGCAGTCCTTGTCAACAAGTCAAATATAACTATAGCATTGGCAACAACCGTTGCTTTCTATTTCTGGTTCTTTTACTCATCAAAGGATTTCAGAGGAGCACAAACAAGCTTTAAAGAGATAATCTATCTTGTTTTATTCCTTGCGGTTTTCTTTATTACCACGAGAATGACTTACTTGTGGTTTGGACTTCCACTATATATTATCGGTGTACTAGCAATTACGTGTATATTCTATAAAAGCGAACTCACCGAACTCATATCAAAGATATTGAAACCACTCAAAAAGCGATGAATAAATTAATCGTTACCATAATTTATATGGTTAAACAAAATTGCTGAGGTAAAGCTATTAAAACACCTGTTACTTTTTTACCTGTACGGCTTAGTCACTATTGTGAATTAGAATATAGGAGCGATATCTGCCTTAAGTTCTGGTTTTAATAACCTAAGCTGTTTTATTACATAACTATCAGTCATTCCAGATATATAATCAGTTAAAACTCTTACCATGAAAGATTCACTAGGAACTGAAAGTTGCAACTTCTTAAGTTCTTCCCTATACAAATTAATACGTTTTAGTATAAACCTTCCAAATGTTTTTACTGCGAGATTTTTATCTTTATCATAGCAGTCTGTTTGTAATCCATACAATTTAATCTTTTCCAATAAACCATTGAATAATTCTTCTATGATGTTTTGAGCTTCTTGATTCATTTTTATGGTTCTAGGATGTTTATATATGCATTTGTAGTTAAAGTCTTTTAACTTTACCATCAATTCATATTTTTCAGATGAAAGACCTATCTTGCCTTTAACTCTAGAATGTTCAATCACATCTTTTACCAAAGTATCAATTATTTCTCCATTCTTTTTCCCTAAAAGGGTTCTTACCTTTTTAGGAACATCACTATCTTTGATCAATCCAGCCACAATAGCATCTTCAATATCTCTACCTAGATATGCTATCTTATCAGCCAAACGAACGACAGCTCCTTCATATGTTACTGGATTAGTATTTCTATTTTCTATTTGTCCAAGTTTTTTCTTTTCAGAACAAATCTCAACATATTGCTCAAAATTCTCTCCACAATGAGAAATTATTCCATCTCTTACAGCATAGGTAAGATTTAACCCCTTACCATAATTATCTAGATAATCTAGAACACGCAAGCTATTCACTTCATGATAAAAATGTCCAGCATTATGTTGGATCATTAGTTCATCCAACTTTGCCTCTCCCGCATGTCCAAATGGTGCATGGCCAATATCATGACCAAGCGCTATTGCTTGAGCTAATTCAATATTCAAATGTAATCCTTTACAGATACTTGAGGCTATCGTCGATACATGAAGAACATGTTCAATTCTAGTACATATGTGATCGTTTTGTGGAGAATAAAACACTTGTGTCTTGTTTTTTAACCTTCTAAAACCCATTGAATGTATTATGGCTGTTTGATCTCTAAAATACGCACCTCTGATATCAAACGGTCTTTCTTTTTTTCTCTTCTTAAGTATAGAATCTGCTATCGGATTATTAAGACCTTCGCTCATTCTATCCCCCCTTCATCCAATTGTAATGTTAATTTTATTATACATATTTCACTTATTTAAATCAAATTGATAACTTATAAAGTAAGGTATGTATAAAATTACCCTCTCTGAAAATGGAAAATAAATAGGAATAGGATAGGGACAGACACCAATATTTACAAAAGTTGCAACTGGCTGTGCGCTGCTCCGCAGCGGTTATGCTGGGCTTCGCCCAGGCCGTGTGTGACTTCGTCACCGTCGTGCGCCTGCGACGGAATAAGAAAATGAGGACAGTATACAACAATGGGACAGTCCTCATTTTTTCTTTATGTGACTTATCTGTTTTAGGATTTTGTTCGTGATTCAGAACCAAAAACATGAATAAATGGTTCTTTTTACTTGTAAGATATATATGGTCCTAACTTCCTGATCCATGCGTCAGTAAGTAAATCAAAACCATCGAAGCTGTATCCGGTTATTACATACTCCCCTTTACCAGTATAGAGAACGCAAGTGCCAGAGAAATTACTTCTTGTTTCCTCTGTTTTTTGCCAATTGATGTTTCCAGAGTCGTCAATGTTGACAAGCCACAATTTTTGAGTACTATTACTATTTGAGTCAGATGTAGTATTTCCAATGAATGCATAGTTATTATTCTCGACTTTTATAATGTCAAGAGCTTCAACATTACCTTCTCCTTCGAAAGTTTTTCTCCAGAACTCTCTGCCATAACTATTTAATTTTATTAATAAGACACCTTTTGAGACTTTGAAACTAAGCTTGTTGTTTTTAAGTTGTGATGTGGTCGCTAGAACTAAAAAGCCTCTATCATCAGTTTGTATAACCTTATTTCCAGTGTCTTGATATTCTCCACCGGTTTTGTATTCCCAAATGGGGTTTCCGTTTTTGTCTGTTTTGAGAATATAGATATCATCATTGCCGCCAAACTCAGCTTCTTTGTCGTAATTGATCCATCCGGTGATTATGAAGCCTCCATCTTTTGTTTGTTCGATATACTTAGCGCTATTTGCCCAGTGGTCGCCGTACAGTCTTTGCCATTGGATGTTTCCATAAGCATCAAACTTGATAACCCAGATCTTTCTTTTATCTTCATCCGAAAGATTATTCAGGTTCGAATATGTCCAGCCTGCTACTGCGTATCCTCCATCTTTTGTATTAGCAATAGAAGTAAAGCAGTCTGAATTTTTGCCTTCAAAGACCTGCTTTTTAACTAAGTTTCCATTTCTATCGATCTCAATTAAAATGGCATCTTTTTTGCCTTGAATTACCTTGCATCCAACTAAAATGTACCTTGAATTTTTAACCAGTACACTAAAAGCGAAATCATTAGCCAATGGTTCATTGATTATGGTTTTCCATTCAATCTCCAGTGAGCGATTGATTTTTGCGACAAATATATCTCTGCTATCGTTTTCAAATACCGCATCGCCTACTAAAATAAACCCTCCATCTGGAGTGGCTTTCATGTCTCGAACTATTAGGTCATTGCCAAGATTCAATAATTTATGCTTTATAATTCTCGGTTGGCTCAAAGTTTTGAAGTTCCAAGTTTCACCGAACTTTTTCTTTTTACCGTCAACTGCTTCTACTTTCCAGGAATACCACGTGTTGTATTCGAGCGTTCCTGGCTTGAAATTTGTGTTCTTGGTTTCACCGACAAGCTTAGAAGGTTTTCCACTTTCCCACAGATATACCCGATAACTTGGAGAACCAAGATATGCATGGCTCATTTCCCAGTCCAATTCCAGAGTAATGCTAACCTCTTCAGTATTATTAGTGGGAAAAGGATTGATCGGAGTGGGAAGCGTCAGAAGCCACCATAAAATAATGATAGGGATTGCAAACCATTTTTCCATATCACATCAGCCCTCCTCAGGTTAACTAGCATTTTATGCAAATACGAATCGCAATTTCTCACTTCAAATAAAAACATGTATGGCTATCCTCTTCGCTGACGCCTTTGATAATCAAGATTTAAAGTCCTTACTTTCTCCTAACTATCCAATTTTACCTTATATAAACATAGTTTAATTCATATATTCTCAGTATGTTACAATAATAGGTGGTGTTAATTATTTTTTAGTAAGTGATTATGCACAAATAAACAATTACAGGTAGGGTCAAGAAATAGTACTTGGAGCTTTGTATATGGTCAAATAAAAATGACCCCCTCTCCCTGGTGTCGACATCAGTTATAGCCGGTTTTTTTAAATAAAATTTGACAAAATTCGGTTTTTTAGAGTATATTAAAAACGTAATATAAATAAATTTTGAATTATGTTCACGAACAAACTTAGGTGAAAAACAAAATGAGAGACCGCAAGTGGGTAATTTCAGAAAATGAAAAAGCAGAAAAAATCAAAGAGTATTTGCTACAAATGGGAGGAGAAGAAAGATCTGTTTCTTCTCCATCTGAGATATGGCGAGTAAAATTTTCGGATAGCACATTTATTTATTATAAGAAAGGAACTCTATACAGTACCCCTTCAAATTCCGAAGATTTCGCAGTGAAAGAAGCTTG
This genomic interval from Kosmotoga pacifica contains the following:
- a CDS encoding deoxyguanosinetriphosphate triphosphohydrolase family protein, whose amino-acid sequence is MSEGLNNPIADSILKKRKKERPFDIRGAYFRDQTAIIHSMGFRRLKNKTQVFYSPQNDHICTRIEHVLHVSTIASSICKGLHLNIELAQAIALGHDIGHAPFGHAGEAKLDELMIQHNAGHFYHEVNSLRVLDYLDNYGKGLNLTYAVRDGIISHCGENFEQYVEICSEKKKLGQIENRNTNPVTYEGAVVRLADKIAYLGRDIEDAIVAGLIKDSDVPKKVRTLLGKKNGEIIDTLVKDVIEHSRVKGKIGLSSEKYELMVKLKDFNYKCIYKHPRTIKMNQEAQNIIEELFNGLLEKIKLYGLQTDCYDKDKNLAVKTFGRFILKRINLYREELKKLQLSVPSESFMVRVLTDYISGMTDSYVIKQLRLLKPELKADIAPIF